A single region of the Pararhodospirillum photometricum DSM 122 genome encodes:
- a CDS encoding ABC transporter substrate-binding protein produces the protein MRLRHAPLLCCLAAAAVFGGQAPAWADIKIGATLSVTGPGSFLGDPEARTLEMLVAETNANGGIKGEKVVLVHYDDASDPDKARTNATRLIEDDQVVAVIGGSTTGTTMAVVPLFEQAEIPFISLAGAVVIIDPVKKWVFKTPHTDRMACEKVFTDMKARGFTKIAMISGTDGFGKSMQEQCLAVVGRFGIEIAANETYGPKDADMTPQLTNIKNTAGIQAVLNPGFGQGPAIVTRNYRQVGIEVPLYQSHGVASKSFIELAGPAAEGVRLPAAALLVAEKLPEADPQKPVVLGYKTAYEKATGQPVSTFGGHAYDAYKMLVAALERAGSTEPAALRDEIEKTRDFIGTAGRVTLSPTDHMGLDETAFRLLEIKGGDWVLVP, from the coding sequence ATGCGTCTGCGACACGCGCCCCTTTTGTGCTGCCTGGCGGCGGCGGCGGTTTTCGGGGGGCAGGCCCCGGCTTGGGCCGACATCAAGATTGGGGCGACCTTATCCGTGACCGGCCCGGGCTCGTTCCTGGGCGACCCCGAGGCCCGGACCTTGGAGATGCTGGTCGCCGAGACCAACGCCAACGGCGGCATCAAGGGCGAAAAGGTTGTTCTGGTTCACTACGACGACGCGAGCGACCCCGACAAGGCCCGCACCAATGCCACGCGCTTGATTGAGGACGATCAGGTGGTGGCGGTGATCGGCGGTTCGACCACGGGAACCACCATGGCGGTGGTGCCGTTGTTTGAGCAGGCCGAGATTCCTTTTATCTCGCTGGCCGGCGCCGTGGTGATCATTGATCCGGTCAAGAAGTGGGTGTTCAAGACGCCCCACACCGACCGCATGGCCTGCGAAAAGGTCTTTACCGACATGAAGGCCCGGGGCTTCACCAAGATCGCCATGATCTCGGGCACCGATGGCTTTGGCAAGTCGATGCAAGAGCAGTGCCTCGCGGTGGTCGGCAGGTTTGGCATCGAGATTGCGGCCAACGAGACCTATGGCCCCAAAGACGCCGACATGACGCCGCAGTTGACCAACATCAAGAACACGGCCGGGATTCAGGCGGTGTTGAACCCGGGCTTTGGCCAGGGCCCGGCCATCGTGACGCGGAACTACCGTCAGGTCGGGATTGAGGTGCCGCTGTATCAGTCGCACGGCGTGGCCTCCAAGTCGTTTATCGAACTGGCTGGCCCGGCGGCCGAGGGCGTGCGCCTGCCGGCCGCCGCGCTGCTGGTGGCCGAGAAGCTGCCCGAGGCGGACCCGCAAAAGCCGGTGGTTCTGGGCTACAAGACCGCCTACGAAAAGGCCACGGGCCAGCCGGTTTCGACCTTCGGCGGCCATGCCTACGACGCCTACAAGATGCTGGTCGCCGCCCTGGAGCGGGCCGGCAGCACCGAGCCGGCGGCGCTGCGCGACGAGATTGAAAAAACCCGCGACTTCATCGGCACCGCCGGGCGCGTCACCTTGTCGCCGACCGACCACATGGGTCTGGATGAAACCGCCTTCCGGTTGCTTGAGATTAAGGGCGGTGATTGGGTGTTGGTTCCCTGA
- a CDS encoding HAMP domain-containing protein, which translates to MILSKVSFRALSGFMVAILVLVGALFWVFAVGIQSKVSNTDKFWRAYQDATAPKGVALEKAIASLGYGGMIDFYKAYVLRKEEGLRADIQAAAGAVLGAIHDYRAAGPSPEEAQALDELQAVIQQYRRSTARIPTLIAQGADAQSIHQTLPIDDAPALAAIARLQSAVLGDKHGAAGQRSRTEILAQIRASLGFGGLIHLMRDCILNRDDNKVTDILVAIAMGRDGLEAYRTLGVTPREEEALAAIETVVAHYEEKVSGISGLFERGASAEAINDAMLIDDAPALEAFITLERSLFARFNEERDVVSHNLQEAKLLSYAIIGVALLSSTVMIALVVWIQYYRMVRPVRAITGTMRQMSDGDLGVTVPGLERGDEIGHMAGALEVFRNGLLHAEELKEAERRDQAQKAENTRRLEQLLRDFDLTMIGILESLGEADSSMKMTAENMTRGADATRHEAGQVSASAEHVTANVEAVASAAEELSSSIAEIGRQVAQASQVARRAVGETEGTAEKLHTLEEAAGRRGGAVGAQGQQPRCQGVGPQGGKTRRSGQAGAAVLQAAAPVGAVAGRDGKTPC; encoded by the coding sequence ATGATTCTTTCCAAGGTTAGTTTTCGAGCGTTAAGCGGCTTCATGGTCGCGATTTTGGTGCTGGTCGGGGCCCTGTTCTGGGTCTTTGCCGTGGGAATCCAGAGCAAGGTCAGTAATACCGACAAATTCTGGCGAGCGTATCAGGATGCCACCGCCCCCAAAGGGGTCGCCCTGGAAAAAGCCATTGCCTCGTTGGGGTATGGCGGAATGATTGACTTTTACAAGGCCTATGTCTTGCGCAAGGAAGAGGGACTGCGCGCAGACATCCAGGCCGCGGCGGGCGCCGTCTTGGGGGCGATTCACGACTATCGAGCCGCCGGCCCCTCCCCCGAGGAAGCCCAGGCCCTGGATGAGTTGCAGGCGGTGATCCAGCAGTACCGCCGATCGACAGCCCGGATTCCGACTCTGATCGCCCAAGGGGCCGATGCCCAGTCCATCCACCAAACGCTGCCCATTGATGATGCCCCGGCCCTGGCGGCCATTGCCCGATTGCAGTCGGCGGTGCTGGGCGACAAGCACGGGGCGGCGGGCCAGCGCAGCCGCACGGAAATTCTGGCGCAGATCCGGGCCTCCCTGGGCTTCGGCGGGTTAATCCACCTGATGCGTGATTGCATCCTCAACCGTGACGACAACAAGGTCACCGACATCTTGGTGGCCATCGCCATGGGCCGCGACGGTCTGGAAGCCTACCGGACCCTCGGCGTCACCCCGCGCGAGGAAGAAGCGTTGGCCGCCATCGAAACGGTGGTCGCCCACTACGAAGAAAAAGTAAGCGGGATCTCCGGCCTGTTCGAACGCGGCGCCAGCGCCGAAGCGATCAACGACGCCATGCTGATCGACGACGCGCCGGCACTGGAGGCCTTCATCACCCTGGAGCGCTCTTTGTTTGCCCGGTTCAACGAAGAACGCGACGTGGTGTCTCACAACCTTCAAGAAGCCAAGCTCCTGTCCTATGCCATCATTGGGGTCGCGCTGCTGTCGAGCACGGTGATGATCGCCTTGGTTGTTTGGATTCAATATTATCGCATGGTGCGCCCGGTGCGGGCCATCACGGGGACCATGCGTCAGATGTCGGATGGCGATCTGGGCGTGACGGTGCCGGGTCTAGAGCGCGGGGATGAAATCGGCCACATGGCCGGCGCCTTGGAGGTCTTCCGCAACGGCTTGCTCCACGCCGAGGAGTTGAAGGAAGCCGAACGGCGCGACCAAGCGCAAAAGGCCGAGAACACCCGACGCCTAGAACAGCTATTGCGCGATTTCGACCTCACCATGATCGGGATCCTCGAAAGCCTGGGCGAGGCGGATTCCTCCATGAAAATGACCGCGGAAAACATGACCCGGGGCGCCGACGCCACTCGACACGAGGCGGGCCAGGTCTCGGCCTCCGCCGAGCATGTGACCGCCAACGTGGAAGCGGTGGCGAGTGCTGCCGAGGAACTCTCCAGTTCGATTGCCGAGATCGGGCGCCAGGTGGCCCAGGCGTCGCAGGTCGCGCGCCGCGCCGTGGGCGAAACCGAGGGCACGGCGGAAAAGCTCCACACCCTGGAGGAAGCGGCCGGACGGAGGGGGGGCGCCGTGGGCGCGCAAGGCCAGCAGCCCCGTTGTCAAGGCGTCGGCCCCCAAGGGGGAAAAACCCGCCGGTCCGGCCAAGCCGGGGCGGCTGTCCTACAAGCAGCAGCGCCAGTTGGAGCAGTTGCCGGGCGAGATGGAAAAACTCCGTGTTGA
- a CDS encoding undecaprenyl-diphosphate phosphatase translates to MAALLGIVEGLTEFLPISSTGHLVLLVDLLHFPAPPGKTFEIVIQLGAILAVCVVYARRLGRAAVGLWSDRRERAFVRTLFLAFLPALFIGAVAYPFVKKLLDTPLVVAVALLVGGVAILAIERLVRRPRVFAIEDFSPSLATRIGFFQVIAMIPGVSRSGATIMGALLMGVERKTAAEFSFFLAIPTMVAATVYSLYKNRDVLSFDDLGLIATGFSLAFVTALVVVKAAVAFIGRYGFAPFAWYRIVLGSVMIGVLLL, encoded by the coding sequence ATGGCAGCCCTCCTCGGTATCGTCGAGGGCCTGACCGAGTTTCTGCCCATCTCTTCCACCGGCCATCTCGTTTTGCTGGTGGACCTCCTCCACTTCCCGGCCCCACCGGGCAAGACCTTTGAAATCGTCATCCAGTTGGGGGCGATTTTGGCCGTGTGCGTGGTCTATGCCCGGCGTCTGGGCCGCGCCGCCGTGGGCCTGTGGAGTGATCGGCGCGAGCGGGCCTTCGTGCGGACCTTGTTCCTGGCCTTTCTCCCGGCTCTGTTCATCGGTGCCGTCGCCTATCCCTTTGTCAAAAAGCTGCTCGATACCCCCTTGGTGGTGGCGGTGGCCCTGCTGGTCGGGGGCGTGGCCATTTTGGCCATCGAGCGGCTGGTCCGGCGGCCCCGGGTGTTTGCCATTGAGGACTTTTCCCCCAGTCTGGCCACGCGAATCGGCTTTTTCCAGGTGATCGCCATGATTCCCGGCGTCTCGCGCTCGGGGGCGACCATCATGGGGGCCCTTCTCATGGGCGTGGAGCGCAAAACGGCGGCGGAGTTTTCGTTTTTTCTGGCCATCCCCACCATGGTCGCCGCGACGGTGTATTCGCTTTATAAAAATCGCGATGTTTTGAGTTTTGATGATCTGGGCTTGATCGCCACCGGATTTAGCTTGGCGTTTGTCACGGCCTTGGTAGTGGTCAAAGCGGCGGTTGCCTTTATCGGGCGCTATGGCTTCGCGCCGTTTGCTTGGTATCGCATCGTGCTGGGCAGCGTTATGATCGGTGTGTTGTTGCTGTAA
- a CDS encoding Hpt domain-containing protein: MLRHLAQDFAEVPAQARAALAVGDPAQAARLLHGLRGAAGTLAAIEIATVASALEAQIRDGHTAETETDFLRLEIALTRLIEAIRTHGLDQSGTDPRARGQALTESLLDALDTQSLSALPQAEALRTDLATVLPPGVWESLMRAIEGLRFAEAAALLRRSLDPGRKEGWPDPSAQETHHVTEGSGEAESPQPSRPPSP, from the coding sequence TTGCTGCGCCATCTGGCCCAGGATTTCGCCGAGGTTCCAGCCCAAGCCCGCGCGGCCCTGGCGGTGGGCGATCCGGCCCAAGCGGCTCGTCTGCTGCATGGCCTGCGTGGTGCCGCCGGGACCCTTGCAGCCATCGAGATCGCTACCGTGGCCTCGGCGCTGGAGGCCCAGATCCGCGACGGCCACACCGCCGAGACCGAGACCGACTTCCTGCGCCTGGAAATTGCCCTGACCCGCTTGATCGAGGCCATCCGAACCCATGGGCTGGACCAGAGCGGAACCGATCCCCGGGCCCGGGGACAGGCTTTGACGGAATCCCTACTCGACGCCCTTGACACCCAGTCCCTGAGTGCCCTGCCCCAGGCCGAGGCCCTGCGGACGGACCTCGCGACGGTGCTGCCGCCGGGGGTGTGGGAGAGCCTCATGCGCGCGATTGAGGGCTTACGCTTTGCCGAGGCGGCCGCTTTGCTGCGCCGGTCACTGGATCCGGGGAGGAAGGAAGGCTGGCCAGACCCCTCGGCGCAGGAGACGCATCACGTAACCGAGGGGTCTGGGGAGGCCGAGTCTCCCCAGCCTTCCCGTCCCCCCTCGCCCTAA